From Pangasianodon hypophthalmus isolate fPanHyp1 chromosome 10, fPanHyp1.pri, whole genome shotgun sequence:
AACAGAGTGAATGCCTGCAAGACCCAGAAAGAACACATTCTGGCTGATGCGGcttgtttttaatgatttttatacTGTTCACAATAAGAAAAGCAATGTTATCACTACCATATTAAGAAACATATTATAACCAGTTCACTCTACCTTCAGATTGATGAGGAATTCACAAACCGAGTGGCAAATTCCGATGCCCTCCTCTGCACTAGTGCCACGTCCCAGCTCATCAATAATAATGAGTGACCTGTTACTTGCATTGTGTATTATGTAGGACACCTAACAGTACACTGAAAATTAGTATAGATATAGTAAATGCACTACAATATTGTACATATGGTCACTTTATATTAACCTCCTTCATCTCAACCATAAATGTTGATGAGTTGGTCTCAAAATCGTCGTCTACTCCTATCCGAGTGAATATTTGATCAGCAATACGGAACGAGGCAAATTCAGCAGGCACAAATGATCCTAAGGCAAAAATTATGAGAACAGAGAGGTGTAccagtaaaaatgaacaaatgtaaattttagttaaaaaactttcttttcagAATAGCCATTCTTTAAAGGAATACTGCAGTGTGTTTCATCTGTCCACAGAGAAGAATGTTCCCTGTACTGACAAAAGAATGGAAACTTGTTTACTCCAAACTCAACTGTAGTAGAAATCTAATTAAATTTCAGCACTATTCAATTTGATTacttgctttatcctggtcagggccatgGTGGATCCAgtgcctatcccaggaacactgggcataaggTGGGAGAATTTATCCTGGGTGAGATGCCAGTCTATTTCAGAGCGCcatgcactcacacattcacacacttattcacacatAGGGGCATGTTTAGCACAACTAATCCATCTACCTTCATGTTTTTGGgtagtgggaggaaaccagagagcccGGAGGAAACCTATGTGAATACAGGGAAGCTGTGAAGTGGCAATGCCTAAAATCCAGCACTAGTTTATGTGAAAtacatttttccaaaaataattgCTCAGTTctttataattcattttttcagAGATACGACTACTTTTTCAGAGAAAGGAATTTGTGGTTATGCGTTACCAGCATGTTCTTGTTAGTCTGACTGAGTAACGATGCCACAAATCCTTACAGAATTTATTAGACTTACCAGTAAGTTACCAGAATTACTTATTATTGTATTGCTCAAGTGTGGACCACATAAGAACTGCTTTGGTAAGGCATTGTCCAGCCCATCCTAAGATCCTTACTGttagaatttatttatgttgcattttttaataatttattgacAGATTTCAGTAATTGCTCTCAGACCCCAAAGGTGAGTTTTGAGTAAGGAAGTTTTGTGATCTTTACTCTGTAGAAGATAACAAGTCAAAAtttttgtctgtggtaatcacatgCACTACAGATGCACTGAACTGTAAATACAGATGATTAAACATGGACGAACAGGTGAAGGGGAAAACTAAATCTCACTGTTATATTTTCAGTACATGAAATAATATAGTCAAATACTGTCTGATTCAAAATAGCAAGTCTGGGTACCTATCTGAGCCATGATTTGGCAGAGGGCCACCTGTTTGAGGTAAGTGGACTTGCCACTCATGTTCGGGCCTGTGATTATAACAAAGTTGCTTCCCTCAGAGATATGGCTGTTGTTGGGGATGGGCTGCTGGCCAGCAACGCGCTCCAGAATCGGATGGCGGCCTTGTCTTATTGCCAGTGTATCAGTGAATTCAGGGCGCACTGGGGCACAAACACAGAgtgaaatatataattatgtaaaataGATAAATGTCAGCGGCCATAAGACAACAAATACTGGAGTATATTTAGATAGATCTGTATGTGGAGTCTAATCTTACCATAGTCTGAAATAGTGCAAACATTGGCGAGGGAGAGCAGCATATCCAGCATGGATACAGCATCAGAGAGCTTATACAAGCAGTGAATGTGTTTATACACCTCATTAAGTAACCTGCACACCACACTGCAGAGATGTAGAAGAAGACTGAAACATCAAATTATCTGCATTTCCATAATGCAGCTGGTCAGAACAGAAGCATGGTGGTTAacacaaaattataaattataaaaaaaaacacgtatGTATAAAGCAACTGAAAAATAGTTACAAGTAGTTAAAGATATCTGAAGTGTGCTAATTAGACAGCTTAGATGAAACCTGTATTGTTGAAACATATAATGTCTAACACAGCGTATATGTGGTCAATGCTCACATGTAAGACATGTGAAATATCTCCTTCAAGGCTTCATCACAGCgatcattcatcttcatcagGTCTAACGTAGTGAAGctgtagttgtttttttgtctagTTACCTGCAGTGAGTTAAAACCTATCACACACAGGTCATGTTCACATGTGTTTCATCTATTTAATGTCAATTGCATATGTTTGAATATGTTaataagcaataaaaataattgggttaataaaattgtgtatgtagtgtatagtTAAATGTAGCACTAATTTGTTTAGGTGATCAGGCCTCACTTTGATGAACTCTCCTGGAAGCTGTCCATCAGGCAGGCCAAAACCCTCCAGCCTCATCTGGATGAAGAAACCTCGAGCAGTGTTAAAACTAGTGCGCAGTGGAAGGCCATACTTCTCTCCTAGCTGATCTACTAATCCTGTACcagtagagtacagtacagACACTACTAATAAAACTATTGTCCTTCAAACATATGACGGTCATTTTAGATATTAAACATGAGCCACTCACCTGCTATATCATCCACTACCTCAGTGTAGGCTCGACGTGCAATGTCTAGCAATTCATTGACATTAGGGCGTACAGCATAGCACTTTTGTGTGCGCATATTCAGACTGCCCTTCATATAGCTGGTGTCATTGTTGATCACTGTTTTGATTTGATCCAAAATGCTGTTAAACCTACCAACAAAAGTTAAAAGTTTAAGAAAAGGTTAATTGTGCTGCAAGTTAAAAATAGCACTTTACTCTTGAGTGTTCCACCTATAGTATCTGTGTAAAAGGTTTTTTCAAGCCAagtatattaaaatacagtCAAGGGCTTCAGGTAATATGATTTTAGACTATAGACTTCATGTGCTTCAAATTCAAATATAGCAGTACACAAATACAACAGTTCATATAAGGCAGTATGAAGTGTTTATTACCTGCTATCTTCTAGTGAAGTGTAATAAGCTTTCAGTAAGGATGTCTTAGCGTCCTTCAACACCATCTgtgaaaaatgactgaaaaacacTTACTGACCATACCAtacaaattatatacagtatataaatttCCCTAGTTCCATCACTGATCAAAATATCTGCAAACACTTTGATGTGACCTGTTCTGACCTTGAGTGGTTCAATCAGCTCTAGCGTGTGTTTCAGCTGAATGACCTGCATTATCTTTGCTTCAGCCACTTCAACCTAGATCACAGgcaagaaagagaaggagagaattTTAGCATATTTcttgattttttcttttcataaatcACATGTCTAAATGGAATGTCATACTATTTACAGTAGGATAACTTTCTATACATtcttaaaactatttttttggtGCCAGAGCAATGGCACAATTCTAAAATTTAAACCAATATGGTCTAAAAGCCATCAGCATTAATTGGGACTGCTAATAAtggtccaccacccaaataataccATATGGTGGTCCATTTTCATTGATGGACAGGTAGAGTTGGGCATAAATACAGATGGGCTATGGTCAGTAATTGTATACCTACTACATGATCCTATATGGTATAAGGGCAGTGAGGGTAGCTAATAACCTGGCAACTGTATGGTGCAATGCAGCAACCCAGATAAACTTTGTCTtggatgtttttaattattaaaattattaacatttctcAGCAGTATTTACCCAACTTGACCCATGCAAAAAGCCAGAACAAAGGAGTGCAAAAATTATAATCTCCTCTTTgtagaattttacatttttaaaaaacataaacagattaaacttTTTTAGCTCAAGACCTAAATGAgcaatatacatacagtacacgtaaatacactttttaaaaaaaagcacactgtACCGTCTCTTGCTTGGGGAGCTGCACAAGAGCAGAAAGCAGTTGATCTATATCCAAGAATTGTGTGATTGCTGTAAATTAAACAGCAACGCTCATTAAACTCAGTCAAATTGGTTATCAGTTTCTTGCAAACAATGTGAAAAACGAAAGCACCTCACCACTCTTGAGACCAAAGAAGAGTTCCTCACCCTGCAGCAGTTCCTAAAAACAGATCAGCACAATGCTGggtaaaatctttttttcttattgtctAACCACTTGGTGTGGATATTCTACCTGTATGGTGTCCTGTCGTGTGTTAATGGTGTCAACATCCAACAGAGGCTCCAGAATGTTAGAGCGAAGCCTCCTCTCACCACCTggtgtttttgtgtaatttaagACCTCAAGTAGAGTGTGTTCACTCCTGATGTTAAAACATGTGAACACTAAGGTAGCAATGCTATTACTAACATATTTAGTATTAGAATATTCAAAAATAGGATTTTGCAATGACATGAAGACAATGAgaataaagaagagaaagagtgaagaATGTATGGAGAATGGTTTGGCTTATCTTTTCTAACCTGTGGCCCCTGTTGTTAATTACTAACTCCAAGTTCCTGGCTGAGACTGCGTCAATCATGGCAGTCTGCTCACTGCCGGTGAAGCTCACTTTCAGAGATCTGGGAGCATAGACAGAGTTCTGAATGAACTCTAAGTACTTAAGGAGCGCTGCTGCAGCTGCCAGACAATAGTACCTGCAGAAAGGCAACATTATAATAACAACTCAAATCTACATCCACACCACTCATGTGCATTATTGACTACAGACTGACATTAAAGGTAAAGtgcaccctgaaacacatttaatgaTCAATATGTTGacagaaatatttgtgatgtgcttagcgaTTCTGGTGCTATTTTGTAGAAGTAATGGATGCAGCAAACATTGGACTCAAagctccagaatgcaatgcagctattcGACACAGTGATGAGTTACAGCAGCAACACAGCTCAGACAGCTTTGTCTGTGAGTTGATGAGCACAATGGCGATGATGGCCATATTAGCATTAAAAGTATACGTTTTGGTAAACTTATCTGTCTGCCCAGAGTGTACAGACGAGGacatgagagagctggacagactaaagcactgctgcatcacttttttttagttAGAGATGAAGTGAAAGCAAAATCCCACTGCCACCACTGTCAGGAagttgaacagcattgtgggcaatgtaggaaaccattaacggAGATGAAAATAGACAAACGTTgctgaaagaagtttaaactaaaaatgtcAACTCAAAATTTCATTATATAATAAGTcttggatgccactgaagatTAATTATAATGCCACTGTATTCATTATAAAGAATAATATGCAGGTTGTTcatggtggatttttcctttaacacttACTATTGATTAAGGAACCTTTTcacatagtgtatatataaaactatcTTATTTGTATTATATCAAAATTAAACATTCACTAAGTGAATAAATGTCATACATACTTGGTTTGTACATCCATTAGAACAGTGTTGAACTCGGGCGCACAGAGCTGCTGGATATACTCCAGTCCTTTCCCCTCGTTAAAGTACTTCCTTTGAATTGCAGTGAAAGCTACAGACTGTAAGTAGAATGGTGtagtagaataaaatatatgaaactAATAATCGACAAAATACATCTCACACATTTGCATAATTTCATCAGAAATGTTCATTAGTGTTCATACTGCATGCTGAGTTTGTGTACATTCActtaaaatttacaaaagtaaTTCTGACTCCTGCCTTAAACATGCAACATCTAAGCAGTTTTCTATGTGACAGGCCTACACATTTACTACAAACGTTTACCGAAAAGTTCTCTGTGATGAGGTTGTAGAGCTTGGTTCCTTGCCCTTTCTCACTAGCAGTGTCTGGCATGAGAATCTCAAGAGGCACTAAGATATGCAGTTTGGTAATTACCTGAAATGAGTTTTGACACATAAACACTAGAATTTCTTACTCAAGCGCTCAGTGTTTAAATACAGCctaatgataaaaatgataaattaaccTTGTTATATTGAATGTAACTAAAAATCAATGAGTCAATCAATTTGCAAATTTAATTTTGTAAGGAAATGATCAACTACCTTATAGAAATTATCAACTATTGTATTGAAATGATCAACTAGATCAGGgtttcccaaactttttgggcaaaatGACCCCAAAATGACATTGTGAATTTTCTACAACCCTTACAaccttatgtttttttttaaattacaaatataatatttataagatgactgtaacatttgaacattttattatgccAGTAGTGTACatatgtgtactgtatgtgactaaaaaccaaaggaatattcttTGACTTACCAATCTAATGGgaagtgttgtgctgttgtagaaaaataatccatgctgggGTGGTGTAATACGGCCTGACGCAAAGCAGCCTGGTTTAAACTTGACGTATGATTTTGTACGCGTGTGCAGAAGCAGTGGTAATGtgactgttattattattcacacactcactgcatatcttatgtacatccaGAATATTTAAAAGTGGCATCCCTTTTGGaaaacatccctgtctgtcaggtttccaagtcgaactgtaaaatgtttagcgattaTATGCACAGCGATGTTAAACACACCGATAAGCTGTCTCTTTCAAAATTGTTCCGCCTCTGTCAtgactgttgtcatgagctgcttCTCagaaactctgaccttacattcaaaagtatttactaatctagaaaatccagaaagcTGGTAcgcaaaacagacctttcggtAGATTTGAAGCCACacgagaggtttttaaaattcaaactgtAAATCGGAAAACAAGTCTGTGTTAATAATCAATAACGGTCTAGAttagtacataagtatgcaatCTGAGACACAACGCTAATTTGTTTAGCGGAGGTAGATGGAACGGGGTCATGTTTTGCAGAACTATATTAGTGCAGCATGTCAGGAAACTAAAATAGCacatattaatttaaaagtgGCTTGTCCGAATGTAACTCCcggtaacatttaaaaatattagcacacaaaatccgtctttaattttctaatattcatttgtaaaatgaatgaaacaaaagaggagattgtgagtttctcttgGGACCACATTTGTAAATCAACCCCTAGTCCGGGAACCCCTGAACTAGACTATTGGCAAAATATATCACCTAAATATATTATGAAATCTTGTGTCAAACAAGGACAGAAAGCCTTCACTGGAGTTTCACCTTGGCATAAGTCCCAGTATCTGCAAACTGTGAGAGTACCAACTCAGGGGACCTCGTGTTGATGCTGGCCATGCCGATCTCTCCCCTGGCTAAACCCCGGCCCTCCACCACAGCCACGATTACAGATGCAGCATGACACACAGATGCAGACGAGGAAGATGTCACTGGATTTAGAGAATAGTGTATGTCAAAACATGATGATGCACTCTTCTCAAATCTCCCAGTTTTCATTACCTTCGCCTAGTGTTCTTTGGGAGCAAGGTGATCCTGACCCAGCAAGGctggacaaacaaaaaacaatcaaacaaagcAGGATCATGGTTCGTCTTCAAGTATCACAAATTCAGAGAAGAGGTCATAGCCAAGAAGCCTGTGCCGTCTCTATTGTGCTGTTCCAGTGTCACAGCGCTTTTTTCCACACTCACCAAAAACCCCATGACACTTTGTTTACGTTGTATAACACAATTCACAGAGGCAAAACAACCAGAGTTTACTGtatttgttgatgtttttgtATTAGTTAAAAAATGCACTCACCaagcattttattaggaacacctgtacacctactcattcatgcaattatctaatcagccaatcatgtggcagcagtgaaaaaacagaagcaggtaatgttcacatcagccaCCAGAATGGGGAATTTTTAAATAGGTGGattcaggtgtggctcctgctctagagtttactcagaatggtgcagtaaagaaaaaacttccagtgagtggcagttctgtgaacggaaacgtcttgttgatgaaaggtcaacggagaatggccagactggttcgagctgacagaaaggctacagtaactcagataaccactctgtacaattgtggtgagcagaaaaacatctcagaatgcacaacacatggAACCTTGAGGCacatgggctacaacagcagaagaccacatcaggttccaattctgtcagccaagaacagaaagctgaggctgcagtgggcacaggctcaccaaaactaggCAGtttaagactggaaaaatgtagcctggtctgatgaatcttgatttctgctgaggcacacagatggtagggtcagaatttagcaccaacagcatgaatccatggacccaacctgccttctgtcaacagtccaggctggtggaggtggtgtaatggtgtggggaatgttttcttggtacactttgaacagaaagctgaggctgcagtgggcacaggctcaccaaaactaggCAGtttaagactggaaaaatgtagcctggtctgatgaatcttgatttctgctgaggcacacagatggtagggtcagaatttagcaccaacagcatgaatccatggacccaacctgccttctgtcaacagtccaggctggtggaggtggtgtaatggtgtggggaatgttttcttggtacACTTTGGGCCTGTCAGTACCAATCATTCATttcttgaatgccacagcctatttgagtattgttgctgaccatgttcATGGCCATAATTTATCCATCTCCCAATGGCTACTtctagcatgataatgcaccatatCACAAAACAaatcgtctcaaactggtttcagtAACATTACAATGAGTTCAGtgctcttcagtggccttcccagtcactggatctgaatccaatagaacacctttgggatgtggtagaacaggagagtcacagcatgaaagtgcacctgaaaaatctgcaggaattacGTGATGCAaacatgtcaacatggaccagaatttcAAAGGAATGtgtccaacatcttgtggaatccgtGCCATGAAGTGAGTTTCCTCCACTGAGGAAGTACTCAGGAAATCAGACAAATCTGAATGTGTCTACTGCACTAAGATGATGACATGTTAAAACCATCTTTCTTCTATAcataaacgttttttttttttattattcattcatcttcaataagcaCTATATGTTGTTCAGGGATGCTGTGAATCTTATCTCAGGAAAactgggaatacatcctggatgggacaacacacacattcacatactcctttacacctaggggcaagttagagtagtcaatccacctagtggcatgtttttgggaggtgggatgaaaccagagaacccggagaaaacccacacagacacagagagaacatgcaaaacgccgcacagacagtaactcaagctcaagAGTGAgggaccctggaggtgtgagtgtgtgacgtTCGCCCACTGTGCCACTGTGACACCTTCATGACACTCTGGTAGCTCTAACTGTAGGTGTACTTTACTCATACAGCTCAAATTGTTATATGTAGGTTAGAGCCTCCTGATGTCTGTCCTTTGCACCAAATTTGCCCTGCAACTTCCCTTCACATAATCCTAAATtgtgatttatttgtaaaatagtATGACACCAGCCTGTTTTAAAGCTTGGTTAAATTTTTTCAATATTTCctatattttcttttagctttttttgtTCACTTACTGTTGAGCTCCCTCTGTAGAGCTGGTCCCAGCAGGGTGCGCGTAGCTGAGCCTGGTGTTCTCCTGAGGCGAGGAGTGCTTGAGCTTCTGCACAGAGAACTGTAGACCCCACCACCAGTCCATGAAGAGCTGGACGAGTTCACCCTGttcacacctgaacacacaagcTTAAATATGGGTGAAAGTATAAACATTAGGCTCTGCACCAAGCCTGATATGTTAAATATGAATTCTTCTTGCTCAGTACAGCTGTTTGGACACATGGGTGGCATAGAATGGCAGTTGACACCCTTGAAATAAGCCTTGCCATCCCAACAATTCTGACCTTACATCCCATCTCTGAgagattttattaatttcagaACATGCAGACTTAATGAATCGTACCTAGCTCATATTGATTTAAGCCATCATTGTAGCCTTGAGTGTATTTTGACCAACTCCCATTTAGGAACAATAGAGCAACTACGAAGCCAAACGAATAATGTTTTTACAGAGCTAATTGTCAATCAAGGAACAAATCAGATTTAGCAAATGCAGCTTTGTCCTATAATTAGCCAAACCTAGGTGTGCTCCTGCCTTTCTTTGTCTCAAACTGACACAAAATGTTTCTTGCTAAAATAATGCTAACTACCCAGCAAACACAGAATGTTTCCCTAATGATAGTGCTTGGTTCACTGTTGGTTATTTTTTTTGGGAACCATTTCATAACATTCAGGGTACATTCTTTTCTGGTTAACAAAGTCAGAGCTATTCCCGAACCCTCCTGGGAACTTTAAAACACAACCTCCTATTATGATTATGAGACAACTGATGAGGATGTTTGCCAAAGGTTGCTTttaggtactttttttttttacttcaaactAACGTTCCCATAACCTTCTCTTACTGGAAGTTCATGAAGTTCTCCAGAGGTTGCTTTTAGGTTTAATTTTCATATAGaaactcatgttaaataaaagcagcaaGTTTGTGCTTATTCTTGTGTCTCTTGTTATTTGGCCATAGCTCTTCATAGCTCCTACACATCTGtaactaataaaaacacaaaatgtacacatgtattattattattattattattactagtacgTTTATACAGTACCTATTTGTGTAGCTTGTTATATTGGAAGGTGAGTGTACCAGTCCTGTCTTATTAGACACAAACATAATGGGAACCTTATGACAACCAACCAGGTCTGTGTCACTGCAGTAACAGGTGTGTCTAAGGCTGGTTTGTGTAAGGACCATCCCAGGGTTAGAGTAATGTTCCTGAGGGGTTCAAATTATTTAAAGGTTACCAGAACGTTAGGGGAACCTTCTCTGAACCATAATATACAATGAAACACAAATGTTGTATATCCATAATGAAAACTTTCACAGAAAACCAACCGAGAactaaaaaaagatttgttcTCCATAAagtatcagaaaaaaaaaaagtttccagaACATTCTGGCAACCAATAAGCTGGGTTAGCTGGGGTTCGGGTCAGTACAGTAACAGGTTTGTGTAGGGATGGTTCAGAGAACGTTCCCTAACATTAGGGGAATGTTCTCCATGTTAGGTTCCCGAGAGGTTCAAATGTTTTAAAGGTTTCTCCGAACCATCGCGGGTTACCTCAAGGTTATGTAAAAGTTATGTAAACATTAGGGGAACATCCTCTGAACCCTAATACACAACGAAACACACACGAAATACTTTCCTGGAAAACCAGACGGGTCCAAAATAAAATCTGCTCTAGGAACATTTCAGGAACCCAAAACAAACGTTCCCACAACGTTCCACTAACGGGTCACTTTTAGCTGGGTTACTTGGAAAGCTAAACCGATAGCTCTAGCACTGTGAGGTGACGTTAGCTGTCTAAGCTAATTTTGGTTAGTACGGTAGCTACCTGTTGTAGCCGGAGTTTTGGTTACGCTTGTTGTCTGAACACCAGCTACAGAGGTGGAGGTTGATCCAGGACCGGAGCAGGAGCTAGcgctgtgtggtgtgtgtgagctggACAGAGGAGACGGGGACGGTGCGCCATCGTCCTGCCGCCTGCGCGGAGCTGCGCTGAAGCTGCGCTCAGAACCGGACAAGCTGCTTGCGCCGGTGTCTGAACTGTATCCGGCCGTTACCTCTTCAGTGCTGCTACGGAGCATTTAGACATCCGCAGTACTTCGTCTGACTGACTTACTTGACGGAAAGCAGCAAAAATTAGTGTAACTGTACGAGTGACGTTAACAATTAGCAGCCAGTGAAGTATTTGGTCCCGTTCAAGAGATCGTGAGGTGTTTGGTTTAGCGCCAAAACTCGGCGCCACCTAGCGGCCAACTTACCTTTCACACATATGAACTTACCTTTCACACATATTTACTTACCTTTCACACATATTTACTTACCTTTCACACATATGAACTTACCTTTCACACATATTTACTTAGCCTTCACACATACGAACTTGTCTTTCACGTATAATTTGTCTTTCACCcacatttatgtattttccACACATATGAACAAGGGACATGTTGCCATGAATGTGGCTCAGTGGCTCTTCTTTATCACaatatatgtaataatgtaaataataactaataaataattttacaatcTTGGTTAAATCACAACTAATCATGTAAAAGTACAACTAGTTATGTACAAGTACAGTTTTACACTTTAAGAATacagtacaatgtgtcattacTGTACACAAACATTACATTATGTAAGCTGTGAGAGATGAAAACGCTTCATACAAATGATCATAATCAACAGCAGTGCCGGAACAGCTCCTAAGTCCTAGCAGCCTCAAACTCTTCTTCATcagatttttattcatattggCAGTTATTTTTATGCTAAGGCTCATGCCAACTGCCTTGACATCTCGGAGAAATTATCCTCTTATCTTGGAAAAAGTATTTTCCAAGCCCATGATATTAAAAAGATACCTGATATTGTCTAATATCAATTTCCCCTACTATCAATAtcttaacaaaaacattttttgttcatATCTGTGAACAAAATGTCTTGTTGCCATAAATTtgtgttaaatttaaaaaaaaaagtttatgcaAGCTTTTGCATGGCTCATCTGTACTTTTACATCTGCGTCAATACTGCATTTCAgggttgatttaaaaaatatatatattaataaaattaaaaactaaccCTATCTATGTAATCTATGAATCATGTTTTGTATATCCAAAAGCAACAAATgaagcaccaaaaaaaaaaaaaaaatcatcagcttAAATTATTTCATGCCAGCAAATTTGATGCATTTTCATCTCTCAAAACCTAATTAAATTCTTGttgattcttatttatttatttaaaacagttaaACCTTTCTTCTAATTCAAACAGAAGAACTTGAATTCGGCTTGAATTCTCCTTTAATTCATGTCAGTATATGACAgcactaaaaatattttaaaataaatgggCTACTCAACTGAACTGGATTTGAGTGGCAgcgttttcaaaaataattaatggaaGGATCATATTCTATGAATTATGAGCAAGACCTGCTTTATTCACACTGTAACATTTA
This genomic window contains:
- the msh4 gene encoding mutS protein homolog 4 isoform X2 — its product is MLRSSTEEVTAGYSSDTGASSLSGSERSFSAAPRRRQDDGAPSPSPLSSSHTPHSASSCSGPGSTSTSVAGVQTTSVTKTPATTGVNRVNSSSSSWTGGGVYSSLCRSSSTPRLRRTPGSATRTLLGPALQRELNMTSSSSASVCHAASVIVAVVEGRGLARGEIGMASINTRSPELVLSQFADTGTYAKSVAFTAIQRKYFNEGKGLEYIQQLCAPEFNTVLMDVQTKYYCLAAAAALLKYLEFIQNSVYAPRSLKVSFTGSEQTAMIDAVSARNLELVINNRGHRSEHTLLEVLNYTKTPGGERRLRSNILEPLLDVDTINTRQDTIQELLQGEELFFGLKSAITQFLDIDQLLSALVQLPKQETVEVAEAKIMQVIQLKHTLELIEPLKMVLKDAKTSLLKAYYTSLEDSRFNSILDQIKTVINNDTSYMKGSLNMRTQKCYAVRPNVNELLDIARRAYTEVVDDIAGLVDQLGEKYGLPLRTSFNTARGFFIQMRLEGFGLPDGQLPGEFIKVTRQKNNYSFTTLDLMKMNDRCDEALKEIFHMSYIVVCRLLNEVYKHIHCLYKLSDAVSMLDMLLSLANVCTISDYVRPEFTDTLAIRQGRHPILERVAGQQPIPNNSHISEGSNFVIITGPNMSGKSTYLKQVALCQIMAQIGSFVPAEFASFRIADQIFTRIGVDDDFETNSSTFMVEMKEVSYIIHNASNRSLIIIDELGRGTSAEEGIGICHSVCEFLINLKAFTLFATHFLELCQLESLYPNVENQHMQVQHMRGTENSAESVVYTYLLTQGFSEESNYGIRAAENTSFPLSIIQEAKAISAKASQKLWAKHHSDPTTLRQGAAFRLATRLLQTARNSRLDPDSLCLYLKGLKRSYEAELKDSLESMDTEE
- the msh4 gene encoding mutS protein homolog 4 isoform X1, whose translation is MLRSSTEEVTAGYSSDTGASSLSGSERSFSAAPRRRQDDGAPSPSPLSSSHTPHSASSCSGPGSTSTSVAGVQTTSVTKTPATTGVNRVNSSSSSWTGGGVYSSLCRSSSTPRLRRTPGSATRTLLGPALQRELNMTSSSSASVCHAASVIVAVVEGRGLARGEIGMASINTRSPELVLSQFADTGTYAKVITKLHILVPLEILMPDTASEKGQGTKLYNLITENFSSVAFTAIQRKYFNEGKGLEYIQQLCAPEFNTVLMDVQTKYYCLAAAAALLKYLEFIQNSVYAPRSLKVSFTGSEQTAMIDAVSARNLELVINNRGHRSEHTLLEVLNYTKTPGGERRLRSNILEPLLDVDTINTRQDTIQELLQGEELFFGLKSAITQFLDIDQLLSALVQLPKQETVEVAEAKIMQVIQLKHTLELIEPLKMVLKDAKTSLLKAYYTSLEDSRFNSILDQIKTVINNDTSYMKGSLNMRTQKCYAVRPNVNELLDIARRAYTEVVDDIAGLVDQLGEKYGLPLRTSFNTARGFFIQMRLEGFGLPDGQLPGEFIKVTRQKNNYSFTTLDLMKMNDRCDEALKEIFHMSYIVVCRLLNEVYKHIHCLYKLSDAVSMLDMLLSLANVCTISDYVRPEFTDTLAIRQGRHPILERVAGQQPIPNNSHISEGSNFVIITGPNMSGKSTYLKQVALCQIMAQIGSFVPAEFASFRIADQIFTRIGVDDDFETNSSTFMVEMKEVSYIIHNASNRSLIIIDELGRGTSAEEGIGICHSVCEFLINLKAFTLFATHFLELCQLESLYPNVENQHMQVQHMRGTENSAESVVYTYLLTQGFSEESNYGIRAAENTSFPLSIIQEAKAISAKASQKLWAKHHSDPTTLRQGAAFRLATRLLQTARNSRLDPDSLCLYLKGLKRSYEAELKDSLESMDTEE